From the Myxococcales bacterium genome, one window contains:
- a CDS encoding outer membrane beta-barrel protein, with translation MGHRIAALCLWTLLFFTAVAQAKDFKMNTAAEGGYLWLFAYDRHASHIDIDPAPAFGGTLFQLFDFNWARNMVGEINYIYCAARGEAFSWDDEKEKVTDGDDSTLFDIAMHHAAFNPGYVFEGRRLHPYISGGLGATYLIFQPIEGKKKDEVDFTINLGAGADYTIWETGQAALERLDLGLRVRYYYIFQKDIVDAAMNGVSVTLRLNLRW, from the coding sequence TTGGGACATCGAATCGCCGCGCTATGCTTGTGGACGCTGCTCTTCTTCACGGCGGTCGCCCAGGCGAAAGACTTTAAAATGAACACGGCGGCGGAAGGCGGCTATCTCTGGCTCTTCGCCTACGATCGCCACGCCAGCCACATCGACATCGACCCGGCGCCGGCGTTCGGCGGCACCCTGTTTCAACTGTTCGATTTCAACTGGGCGCGCAACATGGTCGGCGAAATCAATTACATCTATTGCGCCGCGCGCGGCGAGGCCTTCAGTTGGGACGACGAAAAGGAAAAAGTCACCGACGGCGACGACTCCACCCTGTTCGACATCGCTATGCACCACGCCGCTTTCAATCCCGGCTACGTTTTCGAGGGCCGGCGGCTGCATCCGTACATCTCGGGCGGCCTGGGCGCCACGTACCTGATCTTTCAACCCATTGAAGGCAAGAAAAAGGACGAGGTCGATTTCACCATCAACCTCGGCGCCGGCGCGGACTACACGATCTGGGAAACGGGTCAGGCGGCGCTCGAACGGCTCGATCTGGGCCTGCGCGTCCGCTATTACTATATTTTCCAAAAGGACATCGTCGACGCCGCGATGAACGGCGTCAGCGTGACCCTGCGGCTCAACCTGCGGTGGTAA
- a CDS encoding (Fe-S)-binding protein, whose protein sequence is MAGDCRYCGECLNRCVYLKLSLADAGAEMRRLDAGEATPRLDAGCISCAACNLFCRYGAKPYDRILEKFHGNYLAHGLPERAKFLLPTRTPNFRTYILDRLPPDERDLVEKWERAEPEGDVLYPGCNLITSAYLTQSGVFDDLTIAGSLALCCGEMYYRMGLPDVVRRIAERLTEYYAGKSIRRMVFVCPAGLNMFRHILPEKFGARFDFPTVYFTDYLLERLDRGELQPVRYLTGSLLVHDSCHGRLLGESLTGSVRELLRRLGVEPVNPPHTAASGYCCGIAAAAPRQSAGDLLRAVSLPSLEYFRAGGEQVGAYCTGCYLTLGSLQGATGLGKPVRHVLELVAEAIGRPVPDRLGERTRLLLRGIVANTLPAYASPRRFWMGKPTV, encoded by the coding sequence ATGGCCGGAGATTGCCGCTATTGCGGAGAATGCCTGAACCGTTGCGTTTACCTGAAGCTGTCGCTGGCGGACGCGGGCGCGGAAATGCGCCGGCTCGACGCCGGGGAGGCGACCCCGCGGCTGGACGCCGGCTGCATCTCGTGCGCCGCCTGCAACCTGTTTTGCCGGTACGGCGCCAAACCCTACGACCGCATCCTGGAAAAATTCCACGGCAACTACCTGGCGCACGGCCTGCCCGAGCGGGCGAAATTTTTGCTGCCGACCCGTACGCCCAATTTCCGCACCTACATCCTGGACCGGTTGCCGCCCGACGAACGGGACCTGGTCGAGAAATGGGAACGCGCCGAGCCGGAAGGCGACGTGCTCTACCCCGGCTGCAACCTGATCACCAGCGCCTACCTGACGCAATCGGGCGTCTTCGACGACCTGACCATCGCCGGCAGCCTCGCGCTCTGCTGCGGCGAAATGTACTACCGGATGGGCCTGCCCGACGTGGTGCGGCGCATCGCCGAACGCCTGACCGAATACTACGCCGGCAAATCGATTCGCCGGATGGTGTTCGTCTGCCCCGCCGGGCTCAACATGTTCCGGCACATCCTGCCGGAAAAATTCGGCGCCCGATTCGATTTTCCCACGGTCTACTTCACCGATTACCTGCTGGAGCGGCTCGACCGGGGCGAGTTGCAACCGGTCCGCTACCTGACCGGATCGCTGCTGGTGCACGACAGTTGCCACGGCCGGCTGCTCGGCGAATCGCTGACCGGCAGCGTGCGCGAATTGCTGCGGCGCCTGGGCGTGGAACCGGTCAACCCGCCGCACACCGCCGCGAGCGGCTACTGCTGCGGCATCGCCGCGGCCGCGCCGCGCCAGTCGGCCGGCGACCTGCTGCGCGCCGTCTCGCTGCCGTCGCTCGAATATTTTCGCGCGGGCGGCGAACAGGTCGGCGCCTATTGCACGGGCTGCTACCTGACCCTGGGCAGCCTGCAAGGGGCGACCGGCCTCGGCAAACCGGTGCGGCACGTGTTGGAGCTGGTGGCGGAAGCGATCGGGCGGCCGGTGCCGGACCGGTTGGGAGAGCGCACGCGGCTGCTCTTGCGGGGCATCGTCGCCAACACTTTGCCCGCCTACGCCTCACCGCGCCGGTTCTGGATGGGCAAGCCTACTGTTTGA
- a CDS encoding HAD-IB family hydrolase yields MRAAVFDVDRTLLDGMSGFLFARHLWRTGALPWRGRWRSAKAMVLYRLGLAGPEIIIAAGATCCAGLTAARTEELADAAVAATMRGRFYREALAAVAAHRERGDRVLLASGSNVFVARAIARAAGAEDAVGTDCLRSDGRLLATMAGPACYAEGKRELVSRWLAERGLTPAETIVYTDNGIDRPLLEVAGEVVAVNPDADLARLAAARGWRTERWETPVDPRYRRTGTSWPLR; encoded by the coding sequence ATGCGCGCGGCGGTTTTCGACGTCGATCGGACCTTGCTGGACGGGATGAGCGGCTTTCTCTTCGCCCGCCACCTTTGGCGGACCGGCGCGCTGCCCTGGCGCGGGCGCTGGCGTTCGGCGAAAGCGATGGTGCTTTACCGGCTGGGCCTGGCCGGACCGGAAATCATCATTGCGGCCGGGGCGACCTGCTGCGCGGGACTGACGGCGGCGCGGACCGAAGAGTTGGCGGACGCGGCGGTGGCGGCGACGATGCGCGGGCGATTTTACCGTGAGGCGCTGGCGGCCGTCGCGGCCCATCGTGAACGGGGCGACCGGGTGCTGCTCGCTTCGGGTTCCAACGTCTTCGTGGCGCGGGCGATCGCCCGCGCGGCCGGCGCCGAGGACGCCGTGGGCACCGATTGCCTGCGGTCGGACGGCCGGTTGCTGGCGACGATGGCCGGGCCGGCCTGCTACGCGGAAGGCAAACGCGAACTGGTTTCGCGCTGGCTGGCCGAACGCGGCCTGACGCCGGCCGAAACGATCGTCTATACCGACAACGGCATCGATCGGCCGTTGCTCGAGGTGGCCGGCGAGGTCGTGGCGGTGAACCCGGACGCCGACCTGGCGCGGTTGGCGGCGGCGCGGGGCTGGCGCACGGAGCGCTGGGAGACGCCGGTCGATCCGCGCTACCGGCGCACGGGTACCAGTTGGCCGTTGCGCTAG
- a CDS encoding outer membrane lipoprotein carrier protein LolA has product MRKMFPWTILLLLAALLAPAAADPLTDLIGGIQARYGKAKDLTVDFVQTTVVKQLGNREKRADGVIYLARPDKMRWVYKTAPAKEIITDGTSLVILYVEEKKAYLSKSQGGYNIALPMSILSGEVDVKTQYTPELLPDEGGKARLKLTPKKPLGFNYLVLHINRQGFLVERIDTVDAYGNLNKIELKNPRFNTGLSTGLFSYAPKPGIEIIDAPMMDL; this is encoded by the coding sequence ATGCGAAAAATGTTCCCGTGGACGATCTTGTTGCTGCTGGCGGCCCTGCTCGCGCCGGCCGCCGCCGACCCGCTGACCGATCTGATCGGCGGCATCCAGGCCCGCTACGGTAAGGCCAAGGACCTGACGGTCGATTTCGTGCAGACCACCGTCGTCAAGCAACTGGGCAACCGCGAAAAGCGCGCCGACGGCGTCATCTACCTGGCGCGGCCCGACAAGATGCGGTGGGTCTACAAGACCGCGCCGGCCAAGGAAATCATCACCGACGGCACGAGCCTGGTGATTCTCTACGTCGAGGAAAAGAAGGCGTACCTCAGCAAGAGCCAGGGCGGTTACAACATCGCGCTGCCGATGTCGATCCTCTCGGGCGAGGTGGACGTGAAAACCCAGTACACGCCCGAACTGCTGCCGGACGAGGGCGGCAAGGCGCGTTTGAAGCTGACGCCGAAGAAGCCGCTCGGCTTCAACTACCTGGTGCTGCACATCAACCGGCAGGGCTTCCTGGTCGAGCGCATCGACACGGTCGACGCGTACGGCAACCTCAACAAGATCGAACTGAAGAATCCGCGCTTCAATACCGGCCTGTCCACCGGCCTGTTCTCGTACGCGCCCAAGCCCGGCATTGAAATCATCGACGCCCCGATGATGGACCTGTAA
- a CDS encoding protease complex subunit PrcB family protein: protein MNREHIEQYLAEYVDGTLPAEDRAAVEDYLEEHPEEAETVRLVRRVQPLVRALPDAELPLELSEKILAATTRQRRFFLRNRIHKLSTVFRLAPVVGVCLVAIVVGVVVVTHLEGTLRSPDLAPALEMAKTESALPAPAEEAATREAVPAGGDRAGQIADQLAKGSTSLALKEQFASPETGQDKKKDANLGPRGGEVSTEATGRLEGKYAEAPAPTRRAVGDAETQNVPAAAGLMAVPPPAPSRGAGGAVAEQEKMSSDQYRRRNEILAKEEADEAKSAPAATVVAADVQRWEGQYCGVKEAGVRVVVDPGQWSQLWRNIHANCEPQPPLPAVDFKTQAVVAVFMGIRPTGGFAVRIQEVRRDGANLVVTVRETEPRLGQMVTEALTQPYSLVVVPRSLEGLFLQPNTTVRIVKQ, encoded by the coding sequence ATGAATCGCGAGCACATCGAGCAATACCTGGCCGAATACGTGGACGGCACGTTGCCGGCCGAGGACCGCGCCGCGGTCGAGGACTATCTCGAAGAGCACCCCGAAGAGGCGGAAACCGTCCGGCTCGTGCGGCGGGTGCAGCCGCTGGTCCGCGCGCTGCCCGACGCGGAATTGCCGCTCGAACTGAGCGAGAAAATCCTCGCCGCCACGACGCGGCAGCGGCGCTTTTTCCTGCGCAACCGCATTCACAAGCTGAGCACGGTTTTCCGGCTCGCGCCGGTCGTGGGCGTTTGCCTGGTGGCGATCGTCGTGGGCGTGGTGGTCGTCACGCACCTGGAAGGAACGCTGCGGAGCCCCGACCTGGCGCCCGCGCTGGAAATGGCCAAGACCGAATCGGCCCTGCCGGCTCCCGCCGAGGAAGCGGCGACGCGCGAAGCCGTGCCGGCGGGCGGCGACCGGGCCGGACAGATCGCCGACCAGTTGGCCAAGGGCTCGACCAGCCTGGCATTGAAAGAACAGTTTGCTTCCCCGGAAACGGGGCAAGATAAGAAAAAAGACGCGAACCTTGGCCCGCGGGGCGGCGAGGTCTCGACCGAGGCGACCGGTCGCCTGGAAGGAAAATACGCCGAGGCGCCCGCGCCGACCCGCCGCGCCGTCGGCGACGCCGAGACGCAAAACGTTCCGGCAGCGGCCGGCCTGATGGCCGTGCCGCCGCCGGCGCCTTCCCGCGGCGCGGGCGGCGCCGTCGCCGAGCAGGAAAAAATGTCCAGCGACCAGTACCGCCGGCGCAACGAAATCCTCGCCAAGGAAGAGGCCGACGAGGCCAAGAGCGCTCCGGCCGCCACGGTCGTAGCGGCCGACGTGCAACGCTGGGAAGGACAATACTGCGGCGTCAAGGAGGCCGGGGTGCGGGTCGTCGTCGATCCGGGCCAGTGGTCGCAGCTCTGGCGGAACATCCACGCCAATTGCGAGCCGCAGCCGCCGCTGCCGGCCGTCGATTTCAAAACGCAGGCGGTCGTCGCGGTGTTCATGGGGATACGGCCGACCGGCGGGTTTGCGGTGCGCATTCAGGAAGTCCGGCGGGACGGCGCCAACCTGGTGGTGACGGTGCGCGAAACCGAGCCGCGCCTCGGCCAGATGGTCACCGAGGCGCTGACCCAGCCTTATTCGCTGGTCGTCGTGCCGCGCTCGCTCGAAGGCCTGTTCCTGCAACCCAACACGACCGTGCGGATCGTCAAACAGTAG
- a CDS encoding outer membrane beta-barrel protein, protein MRGYAIGLACLLVLAAGAAAWAVQEGDMIIAPEVGFAAMNGELGQMLGGDIAYGVTLAYGVIDWLAIEADTLYSLHEQADKDETGEISTSHFIGGIGPRFNWNTRYVIPYLTLQGAASFLRYKSEWEGPRKTLKDQNDAHAFGGLGGLGVDFVIADAFTVGLFGKAGYLKSNLEYSNQQDRDQEAGAYGYFAGGLRLTMIF, encoded by the coding sequence ATGCGCGGATATGCGATCGGCTTGGCGTGTCTACTGGTGCTGGCGGCCGGCGCCGCCGCCTGGGCGGTGCAGGAAGGCGACATGATCATCGCCCCCGAGGTGGGTTTTGCCGCGATGAACGGCGAACTGGGCCAAATGCTCGGCGGCGATATCGCGTACGGCGTCACCCTGGCCTACGGCGTGATCGACTGGCTCGCCATCGAGGCCGATACGCTCTACAGCCTTCACGAACAGGCCGATAAGGACGAAACCGGCGAAATCTCCACCTCGCATTTCATCGGCGGCATCGGCCCGCGTTTCAATTGGAACACCCGCTACGTGATCCCCTACCTCACCCTGCAGGGCGCGGCGTCCTTCCTGCGCTACAAGTCGGAATGGGAAGGCCCCCGGAAAACCCTGAAGGATCAAAACGACGCCCACGCCTTCGGCGGCCTCGGCGGCCTCGGCGTCGATTTTGTGATCGCCGATGCGTTCACGGTGGGCCTTTTCGGCAAGGCCGGCTACCTGAAATCGAACCTCGAATACAGCAACCAACAGGATCGTGATCAGGAAGCGGGCGCCTACGGCTACTTCGCCGGCGGCCTGCGGCTCACGATGATTTTCTGA
- a CDS encoding response regulator produces MKSRRVLWAAILIVLLAAIHVGFYQYITHHITLLAWDEEANVDRALRLRLGLQAPVLFDLGVIGILLIAVVQLTNRAREAQKLRDHNAMLRKALEKERSLSGPESRVQAIFDQVPAALVLFDAEGHLLMANPKAINLLNLDDRLIGDIKFADLLPPQAIIRFADLSRALAERGPQSIRISLNQNKGIDFEARLRMASFVNQKNGENLVVGTVEPIEEPEPEDAPEMADRPAVLVADDEELLRILMKNMLIQMGYRPLLARDGQEAVELFTAHRKHIAAVILDMVMPRLDGPEAAERIRALAPAMPIRYCSGLTQLPSHAPEDQRDRLVRKPFSIEDFKIALQTVLEERPEGAAPADDTAPKQ; encoded by the coding sequence ATGAAGAGCAGGCGCGTATTATGGGCGGCAATTCTGATCGTCCTCCTGGCCGCGATTCATGTCGGCTTTTACCAATACATCACCCACCACATCACTCTGCTGGCCTGGGATGAAGAGGCGAACGTCGATCGCGCGTTGCGCCTGCGCCTGGGGCTGCAAGCGCCGGTGCTCTTCGACCTGGGGGTGATCGGCATCCTGCTGATCGCGGTGGTGCAACTGACCAACCGGGCGCGCGAAGCGCAAAAACTGCGCGATCACAATGCCATGCTGCGCAAGGCCCTGGAAAAGGAACGCTCCCTCAGCGGCCCCGAAAGCCGCGTCCAGGCCATTTTCGACCAGGTTCCCGCCGCGCTGGTGCTGTTCGACGCCGAGGGCCACCTGCTCATGGCCAACCCCAAGGCGATCAACCTGCTCAACCTCGACGACCGGCTGATCGGCGACATCAAGTTCGCCGACCTGCTGCCGCCCCAGGCCATCATCCGCTTCGCCGATCTGTCCCGGGCGCTGGCCGAGCGCGGGCCGCAGTCGATCCGCATCTCGCTGAACCAGAACAAGGGCATCGACTTCGAGGCGCGGTTGCGGATGGCGTCGTTCGTCAACCAGAAAAACGGCGAAAACCTGGTCGTCGGCACCGTCGAGCCGATCGAGGAACCCGAACCGGAAGACGCGCCGGAAATGGCCGATCGCCCAGCGGTGCTGGTCGCCGACGACGAGGAACTGCTGCGCATCCTGATGAAAAACATGCTGATCCAGATGGGCTACCGGCCGCTGCTGGCCCGCGACGGCCAGGAAGCGGTGGAACTGTTCACCGCCCACCGGAAGCACATCGCCGCCGTCATTCTCGACATGGTCATGCCGCGCCTGGACGGTCCGGAAGCCGCCGAGCGGATTCGCGCCCTGGCGCCGGCCATGCCGATACGCTATTGCAGCGGCCTGACGCAACTGCCCAGCCACGCGCCCGAGGATCAGCGCGACCGGCTGGTGCGCAAGCCGTTCAGCATCGAGGATTTCAAGATCGCCCTGCAAACCGTTCTGGAAGAGCGCCCGGAGGGCGCCGCGCCCGCCGATGATACCGCGCCCAAACAATAG
- a CDS encoding sigma-70 family RNA polymerase sigma factor: MERFLGGDQRAFEELVLRYQRRVFNLSLRFVRVPEEAQEVTQEIFVKLFRSLGSFRGEAKFSTWLYMVAVNHCRNRLKYLNRRHYFTGESLDPMPDGEDDGPVRQYAAADPDPNDRVTAKETRQAVRRAIDQLSDDHREAIILRDLQGLSYEEIAEITGQSLGTVKSRIHRARSELAISLRPFVDAEGGT; this comes from the coding sequence GTGGAACGTTTCCTGGGCGGCGACCAGCGGGCTTTCGAGGAGCTGGTCCTGCGTTACCAGCGCCGGGTTTTCAACCTGTCGCTGCGATTCGTGCGCGTGCCGGAAGAAGCGCAGGAAGTGACCCAGGAGATTTTCGTCAAGCTCTTTCGTTCCTTGGGTAGCTTTCGCGGGGAGGCGAAGTTTTCCACCTGGCTGTACATGGTTGCCGTAAACCATTGCCGTAACCGGCTCAAGTACTTGAATCGGCGGCACTATTTTACGGGCGAATCGCTCGACCCGATGCCGGACGGCGAGGACGACGGACCGGTCCGGCAGTACGCCGCCGCGGACCCGGATCCGAACGATCGCGTGACGGCGAAGGAGACCCGGCAGGCGGTGCGCCGGGCGATCGATCAATTGAGCGACGATCACCGGGAAGCCATCATCCTGCGTGATCTGCAAGGGTTGTCCTATGAGGAGATTGCGGAAATCACCGGCCAGTCGCTCGGCACGGTGAAAAGTCGCATCCATCGAGCCAGATCGGAGTTGGCCATCTCCCTCAGGCCCTTTGTGGACGCGGAGGGGGGCACATGA
- the pyk gene encoding pyruvate kinase, which translates to MRFVKILCTLGPATDRPGMIEELARAGMDAARINFSHGDETAQRPRVEAVRAAERAIGRPLAVVADLQGPKIRLGRFPDGPVQLDDGDEIVLAAGDGPCSGHRLTVDYPELADAVCPGGDIFLADGYLHLRVEEIRQGDVRCRVVRGGPLSDRKGVNLPGVPLHMPTLTEHDYRDALGAVRLGCDFIALSFVRSAGDVKTLRDFLLAHQAQLPIIVKLERPEALTDLESVLEAADAVMVARGDLGVEVGVAKVPALQKRILAAARRLRKPAIVATQMLESMTTSPIPTRAEASDVANAILDGADVVMLSGETAAGRYPLETVRMMTAIAQETEPLAALQTAPAGDAGLPGVAEAVINGVLAMTEALQPRAIVAYTHSGSTARLLAKRRPPVPVIALTSCEKISRLGALYFGCIPRQAPALARTDEIFGLADRLLIEGGFAAPGDRIIVVAGLPFNKPGTTNLIHVHEVGTT; encoded by the coding sequence ATGAGGTTCGTGAAAATCCTCTGCACCCTGGGCCCGGCGACCGACCGGCCCGGCATGATCGAGGAACTGGCCCGCGCGGGCATGGACGCCGCCCGCATCAATTTTTCGCACGGCGACGAAACCGCGCAACGGCCGCGCGTCGAAGCCGTGCGCGCCGCCGAACGGGCCATCGGGCGCCCGCTGGCCGTGGTCGCCGATCTGCAGGGCCCGAAAATCCGTCTCGGCCGCTTTCCGGACGGTCCGGTCCAACTCGACGACGGCGACGAAATCGTGCTGGCCGCCGGCGACGGCCCCTGCTCCGGTCACCGCCTGACCGTCGATTATCCCGAGTTGGCCGACGCGGTGTGTCCCGGCGGCGACATCTTTCTGGCCGACGGCTACCTGCATCTGCGCGTCGAGGAAATCCGGCAGGGCGATGTGCGCTGCCGCGTCGTGCGCGGCGGACCGCTGTCGGACCGCAAGGGCGTCAACCTGCCCGGCGTGCCGCTGCACATGCCGACGCTGACCGAACACGATTACCGCGACGCGCTGGGCGCCGTGCGGCTGGGCTGCGACTTCATCGCGCTGTCGTTCGTGCGCTCGGCCGGCGACGTGAAGACCCTGCGCGACTTTTTGCTGGCGCACCAGGCGCAACTGCCGATCATCGTCAAGCTCGAACGCCCCGAGGCGCTGACCGATCTCGAAAGCGTGCTGGAGGCCGCCGACGCCGTGATGGTGGCGCGCGGCGACCTGGGCGTCGAGGTGGGCGTCGCCAAGGTGCCCGCGCTGCAAAAGCGGATTCTCGCGGCGGCGCGGCGGCTGCGCAAACCGGCCATCGTGGCGACGCAGATGCTCGAATCGATGACCACCTCGCCCATCCCGACGCGCGCCGAGGCCTCCGACGTCGCCAACGCCATTCTCGACGGCGCCGACGTCGTCATGCTCTCGGGCGAGACCGCGGCCGGCCGCTATCCGCTGGAAACGGTGCGGATGATGACCGCGATCGCCCAGGAAACCGAACCGCTGGCCGCGCTGCAAACGGCGCCGGCCGGCGACGCCGGCCTGCCCGGCGTGGCCGAAGCGGTCATCAACGGCGTGCTGGCCATGACCGAGGCGCTGCAGCCGCGGGCGATCGTCGCCTATACCCACAGCGGCTCGACGGCGCGCCTGCTGGCCAAGCGGCGGCCGCCGGTGCCGGTCATCGCCCTGACCTCCTGCGAAAAAATCAGCCGGCTGGGCGCGCTGTATTTCGGCTGCATCCCCCGGCAGGCGCCGGCGCTCGCCCGCACCGACGAAATTTTCGGCCTGGCCGACCGGCTGCTGATCGAGGGCGGATTCGCCGCGCCGGGCGACCGCATCATCGTCGTCGCCGGGTTGCCGTTCAACAAACCGGGAACGACCAACCTGATTCACGTTCACGAGGTCGGCACGACCTGA
- a CDS encoding HD domain-containing protein, whose translation MKHLWLETIGEGSPVEGTYYLRAKSTGTTKAGKPYLSLVFSDGSGEMEGRLWDNALDYEGRAAAGDFVFIRARGKIWQSQVQLDVSHLETVPRESVNVDYFLPACPRDREAYARTVNELIDGLADESLRRLCRALLDDPELGPRLKAAPAATGVHQAYVGGLLEHVCSMMLLADKICTHYPALDRDLLLTGVLFHDLGKIREMAYEYAFDYTDAGKLVGHQVFGVQYLDRLAAELGDFPPERLMLLEHLILSHHGRPEYGATKIPMFAEALVLHYIDNLDAKVFGFLEAEAESGQGNWSERKWYLETAAYKVPRETPGYSFRLPGAKPAGKAERAKGGETNELPLFKK comes from the coding sequence ATGAAACATTTATGGCTGGAAACGATCGGCGAAGGCTCGCCGGTCGAGGGAACCTACTATCTCCGCGCGAAAAGCACCGGCACCACCAAGGCGGGTAAGCCCTACCTCTCGCTGGTTTTCAGCGACGGCAGCGGCGAGATGGAAGGCCGCCTGTGGGACAACGCCCTCGATTATGAGGGTCGCGCGGCGGCGGGCGATTTCGTCTTCATCCGCGCCCGCGGCAAAATCTGGCAGAGCCAGGTGCAACTCGATGTTTCGCACCTGGAAACGGTGCCGCGCGAATCGGTGAACGTCGATTATTTCCTGCCGGCCTGTCCGCGCGACCGCGAAGCCTACGCGCGCACGGTGAACGAACTGATCGACGGCCTTGCGGACGAATCGCTGCGCCGCCTCTGCCGGGCGCTGCTGGACGATCCCGAACTCGGCCCGCGCCTGAAAGCGGCCCCGGCCGCCACCGGCGTGCACCAGGCCTACGTCGGCGGCCTGCTGGAGCATGTCTGCTCGATGATGCTGCTGGCCGACAAGATTTGCACCCACTACCCGGCGCTCGACCGCGACCTGTTGCTGACCGGCGTGCTCTTTCACGACCTGGGCAAGATCCGCGAAATGGCCTACGAGTACGCTTTCGATTACACCGACGCCGGCAAGCTGGTCGGCCATCAGGTGTTTGGCGTGCAGTACCTCGACCGCCTGGCGGCCGAACTCGGCGACTTTCCGCCCGAGCGGCTGATGCTGCTGGAACACCTCATCCTCTCGCACCACGGGCGGCCCGAGTACGGCGCGACCAAAATTCCGATGTTCGCCGAGGCCCTCGTGCTGCACTACATCGACAACCTCGACGCCAAGGTCTTCGGCTTTCTGGAGGCGGAGGCCGAATCGGGGCAGGGCAACTGGTCCGAGCGCAAGTGGTATCTGGAGACGGCGGCCTACAAAGTGCCACGCGAAACGCCGGGCTATTCGTTCCGCCTGCCCGGCGCGAAGCCGGCGGGCAAGGCCGAACGCGCCAAGGGCGGCGAGACGAACGAACTGCCGCTCTTCAAAAAGTGA
- a CDS encoding porin family protein codes for MRARRWLFFLVLLLLLPPLPARAQRGGRVSILGNVGALWPQMEHQRTSRFDTPTALLTGALLNYGITDHAGIQFGLLSSEMRVRTDRNHDNTMTAQEIVTCFRWNVLTDLIQPYMLLGANYYIISLDPPLEDESDPGLIGGIGLEAVLTDHVSFGAVGRYSYLFADHFDSATMFSGLFTLAFTF; via the coding sequence ATGCGCGCCCGGCGATGGCTTTTTTTTCTGGTGTTGCTGCTGCTGTTGCCCCCGCTGCCGGCCCGGGCGCAGCGCGGCGGCCGCGTCAGCATTCTGGGTAACGTCGGCGCGTTGTGGCCGCAGATGGAACACCAGCGCACCAGCCGTTTCGACACGCCGACCGCCCTGCTCACCGGCGCCCTGCTCAACTACGGCATCACCGATCACGCCGGCATTCAATTCGGCCTGTTGTCGAGCGAAATGCGCGTGCGCACCGACCGCAACCACGACAACACCATGACCGCCCAGGAAATCGTCACCTGCTTCCGCTGGAACGTCCTGACCGACCTGATCCAGCCCTACATGCTGCTGGGCGCCAACTACTACATCATCAGCCTGGACCCTCCGCTCGAGGACGAAAGCGATCCGGGCCTGATCGGCGGCATCGGGCTGGAAGCGGTATTGACCGACCACGTCTCGTTCGGAGCCGTCGGCCGCTATTCCTACCTGTTTGCCGATCATTTCGATTCCGCTACAATGTTCAGCGGCTTGTTTACGCTGGCCTTCACTTTTTGA